The sequence CTTCATTTGAGCTTTTTTAAACTCCTAGATTTCATAGACTGCATCCTTTACAGGTTCTCCTTTGTAGGTATTGGATATTCCTCTGACTCTCTAATGATGTCTTTTCAACTCTGTCCATCAATCATCATTTATATACCCATTTGAATGTCAGCTTCAGGAGGGCAGAGattttgtctacattgttttCTGCTATATCCCTAGCAACTGGAACTCCTAGGCACACTGTAGGCACTTGACAGATAGTTGATGAATGAAGACCATCCCCTCTTTTGAGTTAGTCCCCTGATGAGCTCATTCCGCACACAATTGCCAATAAAAAGAGTTACTACATTTAGATGGTTTCCAAATCTGATCTCTATTTCTAGGGGTCATCTTCCAAATCcaaatttcatataaaattcatttcaattattgaaCTTACTGTTTTCTCTTCCCAGCTTTGCCTCCCACCTATATCCTAACCACACAGTCTCTGTCTTCCATATCTCTCCACAGCATCAGTTTTCTCCCTGGGTCTCGAGATTATAACTGTGGGTCATTTTCAAGTCTTATCGTTCTTTTGCTCTCTTCACATTTAGTTACTTATTGAGTTTTGTGATTTGTTCCTCAGAAAATCCTCTTGAActtgtttcttccttttaatttccACAACACTGCATTTTTCTCCTTGGCTCCAATTTACTTGCATTTCGTATGATCTGAGACCTAACTAACagaaactttttgttttgttttatatttatgggGTTTGtaatacacatatataaagtTTATGACACCAATAGAATAAAGACTAGGAGAAGGTAAAGGGAGTTAAAATGTTGTTAAAGTTCTTATATTACTTGGGAAGTGGTGAAGTCACTAATTTAAAgttaatgagggaagtggacttggcccagtggttagggcgtccgtctaccacatgggaggtccgcggttcaaaccccaggcctccttgacccatgtggagctggcccatgcgcagtgctgatgcgcgcagggagtgttgtgccatgcaggggtgtcccctgcgtgggggagccccatgtgcaaggagtgctccccgtaaggagagccacccagcacgaaagaaagtgcagcctgcccaggaatggcgccacccacatggagagttgatgcagcaagatgacgcaacaaaaagaaacacagattcccatgctgctgacaacaacagaagtggacaaaaaaccaagaaagcacagcgaatggacacagagagcagacaactgggggggggggggagagaaatgaatggaaaaataaatcttaaaaaataaaataaagttaatgataacaatgcaactggaaaaagaccttgaccaaaagggaggaagggaaagacatgagtttatatgtctaagagacttcaaagtgagtcgggaggtcattctagaggttatgcttatgcatgtctcagcaggaacttattgactgccaaagtatatattgcctcaaatagcgaGGCTCCTGAGAgatctggagacacccagacactgtaggcagggcagttggctcaggagtttggtgccttgccagtgggccctactttggaatttatgctccccaggatgacagagttggactcagttgtggtttccctacagatggctcttctaccccttctatttgaatctatagtcaatactagagttgataggtgtttgtccaaagacttaaatctttggcctgcccatataccagctgggccctgaatctcaacagagttgtaatacctactctccagttcactggactcgccCAGAACAGCTAACAAGAAGaggatggacaatgaccatctcaaggaacagagagtctgcaactgcaagcaagacagtcccatccatctgccccatgggatctaagccccctctcagttagaggcagagtgggcctcaccatcccgGAATCCTCAGGCttgaggaatgaatgatggactagagtagatttactgttattctactacagacatattgtgattctagtaatgggagaacttttatcattgatgtggaggcagtggctactggaggttctgaggggagggagagggaaaaataggtgtaatttgggggcatttttgggacttgggaattgtcctgaatgacaatgcaacgacagatacaggccattatatatcttgtaataaattacaaaaatgtgtggaaaagagtgtaaactacaatgtaaactataatccatgcttgtggcaatgctccagaatgtgttcatcaattgtaacatgtaccacactatcgaaggatgttgttaatgtgggaaaatgtgggagggctagggagcagggcatatgggaatcccctatattttttagtaacatttatgtaatctaagtaccttttttaaaaaaataaatatattaaaaaaaatagtgataagCCAATGGTTCATATCTTGCAAACTTTCGGGTAAACACTAGAAAAACAATACAATAATATGTAATAAAAAAGCTAAGAGAGGAGAAAAATTTAACAGcattaatattcagaatatattttaaaaaactcctacaaatcaacaaggaaaagacatttgataaaagAGGATAACCAAATGGACCAATAAGCATATAAAAGAAGCTCTATattgttagagcattttcctaTGTTCTTATCAGAAtagttaaaatgaaaaagtatttggtgggaagcagacttggctcaatggttagggcgtctgcctaccacatgggaggtctgcagttcaaaccctgggcctccttgacccatgtggagctggcccatgagcagtgctgatgcgcacaaaggagtgccctgccacgcaggggtgtccccgcataggggagccccacgcgcaaggagtgcgccctgtaaggagaaccgcccagcgcgaaagaaagtgcagcctgcccaagaatggcgccgcccacacggagagctgacacagcaagatgacacaacaaaaagaaacacagattcctggtgccactgataagggtagaagcggtcacagaagaacacacagcgaatggacacagagagcagacacgcggggtggggaggggagagaaaaaaaaaagtatttagcaAAGATATGGAGCAACCAGAGCTTccatacattgctggtgagagGGTAtattggaaaactgtttggcagacTTGATTAAAGCTAAACAATACATCTACTCTATAACAACAAGGTGTTTGTCTAAAAGAATGCCTAAGAGAAATAAATGAGTGCAGGTATCTACCGAAAGATATGTATGTACTCATGTgctcatagcagttttatttataaCCCCAAGTCAGAATtatttcaaatgtccatcaacaggaggATGGATAATCAGTCGTGGTTTATACATACTCTGGACTACTTCTTggcaataggaaaaaaatgagggtgacaaCACGGATGATTCTTACCGGCACATGATGATCAAAAGAAGTCAGACAAAGAATTCCTACTCTTCAATTCTATTTTATGATGTTCAAGAGCAGGCACAACCCATCTAGCATGATAGAAGTTACTTCTGGAGGGTCAGGTATTACCAGGAAGTGTCTTGAAGCCACCTTCTGGGATGCTGGGAATATGCTATATCTTGATCATagagacacacacatatataaagatTCATTGAGCTGAACACTGAAGATTAGGTCTGTTTAGGAAATGAGGGTAGATCAGTTGCATAGCCATATGGAATAAAATGAGCCTGGATTCCTGCCTCACTTCCCTATGCAGCTAACATAGGTAATCCCaactccctctcccctcccccccaataaAATCATCAAAGGTGCTATTTAGAGCATAGGAAAATTAGAATCATCTTAAATTCTCAACAATGTGGAAATGGCTAAGTATAAATGATACATCCTTAAATTAGGAACATTATAAGGCGTTAACAATgttttagggagcagatgtagcacagtggttgagtgcctgcctcccacacatgaGGGTCTGGgctcaatttctggtacctcctttaaaaaaatgttttaaagagttTGCTTCATGGAACATGCCTACAAGAGTGGAAAAGGCAGACCACACGAATTCTGTGTAAAGAGTGATcaaaagtacataaaaataagTACATGGGAAAGTCTGGAAGTTCTCCCCACTTCCCTGGGGATCTACAGATCCATAGAAATAAAGCCCATCTTTTCCCTCTGTGGAATAGTAGTAGGAACTGGGCAGAGAAGAAATGACAAACCTAGAGCTGTGACTTTTACAAGACACCAGAGAAGAGGACAGTTAGACTGAGGTTTGAGGATTTCTGTAAGGAGAGGTGATGGATAGAACGAGGCGGCCGGGAGGATACGAGATAGTGGGGACGCACAGGAGTAACGGTTTCCAGGCTCAGTGAAAATCGTTCGTGGCCTGTGCTGTGTTCTGAAGAAAGGCCTTGGGAAGTGTAAGGAAATAGCTTCTTTGTTCTGGGCATTGGAGGAAACTTGGAGGCAGTGGGTTGGTAAAGATGAGCTGCTCCAGAGGCTATACGGTTCCTAAAGGATCTAGGAAGCAGAATTCGAACTCCTCCACGCCagattcatttcattttcatctgTTTCATATAAGAACTGTCCCCGTTAACACTTGCTGACAAACCTTCCCAAAATGTAATGGTTTCAAAAAGCAACGTTTTATTTAGCTTATGCTTCTGCAGGTCAGCAATGTGGGCTGGGCTTAGCCGGGGGCGCTTTGGCCGGGGCCAGCCCCAGTTGATCTCAGCAGGGCTCACACATGCAGCTGTGCTCAGCTTTCAGGTAGCTGGGACTGGCTGGGGTGCCTGGGTTCTTCTTCAGGTGGCTGCTCATCCTCCAGCAGGCTAGCTCTGGCTCACTTGTCTGGTGGTCCCCGCATTCCAGGAGCGGTAAGAGAGGGCAAGCCCCAATTCACCAGTGCCTTTCTAACCTCTGCCTGTGTTATGTTGGCTACTATTTCATTGGCCAAAGTGGTCACAAGCCAAGCCCAGACTCAAGGGGTAGGGAAACAGGATCCACTTTATGACTGGAAGATCTGCAGAGTTGCATAGCAAAGGGATGTGCATACCAGGAGGGGAGGAAGTTAGGAccatttaaaatacagatttgCAGACCCACTCAGACCTACTGGATCAAATCTCTGGGAGTAGGGCCAGGGACTATGCTTGTCAATAAGTCCTTCAGAGATTATTTTCCCcacctttgtatttttaaatatgttgatacctataaaatagtaaatgtgatatatatgtatatatatgatatataaaggTCTTTTAGTAATAAAGCACAGTAATATAATGTACATTGTGAACCTACCACCAAGCTGGATCATGAACAGCCATTTCTTTTTATGTACCTGTATGGTTCTTTCTTATCCCTTTCTCTTGCCTCCTAACCAAAAACAACATAAttgaaaacaacacaaatgtccatcaataggagaATGGTAAATAATTTGTGTCACATTCATATGATGGAAAATCATACAGCAATGTAAATGAATATGTATGCAAGAGCACTGGTAGCCTTATAAACCTAACTTTGAGTGAAAACTGCCAAGTTTCAAAAGATTACATACATGATACCACTCTTACAGagcacaaaacaaagcaaaactcaaCAATATATTGTATAGGTATAGATACCAATGAGATaaattatatcttaaaaaattttaatggactGGAAAACACAAAATATAAGATTTTTGCCGTTACAGCAGCAGCGCTATGAATATTCCCACATTTCTTTTGTACACTCTAATAACCACAGACCTGTTTTGAATGAGGAAAGCAGGCTTTTATTGGATTATTCAATTGCAGCTGACTAGTATTGGGATGCACAAGTGCAGGCATTTGGCTGGGATATTTCTCATCTGCTCATTTGGACCATGAAACCACAGGGGCCACCACGACCGATCCACACCACAGCTGGaaccattttgtgtgatttcttgCAAAGAGCAGAGAAGACACAACAAACACCTTTTACTGATTTCAGGTTGGAGGGCTTCTAAGCAACAGGGAGATGTCAAAACAGGAAGGGAGAAATGATTGTGAAAAGGATATAATTTCTTGCAAGCCACATTTAAGTTTGCAGGAGTGTCAATAGGGGTTTGCAATGACCAGAAGTGCTGAAAACTctccaaaacaaagaaacaccGATTGATAGTTCCTCTCCTAATCCTGTCCACCTGCCAGTTTCGGGAAACACTTTGGCAGCTTCATGGGGTCATGATGTGGCCAGGTTTCTTAAGGGTTTGTAAAAGAACACAAGGGAAATTGGAGCATGAAGCAAGAGCTGTTAACAGGGATGTTGTTTGTGGGTTTTGTAACGGGAAAATGCCAGTGACCTTAACAAGCCAAAGTTGTGTAGACACAGGGATTATGAAATGGAGAAGGGGAGGCTTAAAAGGCCCGGCAGGCGCCCCTCATAGCACTGCACTTCCAGAGGCAGGACCAGCCAACATGAGGTGAGTCCACAGCGGGgcccttttctcccctctcttGCTCTTTTATTTCATCCTTCTTTGCATACATCTGTGATTGTTCTGTCAGCCCAGGTATGGGAGAAGCCCACAAAGAGAGatgcaaaaatataacaaaaaggaCAGATGGGCTAAAttataatgaatttaaaaaggcTTAGTGGGTTGGattctgtcctttgctgtgtccTTAAGAGAGAATGCTTTCAGGCTGTGCTTGTCTTTTCCAGATGTTACTCTAAGGAATATCTCTTTTCCTTGAAATTACAAAGTTTTACCTTTGCAGGGGATGCCAGGCAGCTCCCATTGTAGAAGTCCTGGCCTTTCAAGTGTATCTattagcagattttttttttttccttttaaaactttataagaAAGACGAATATTGATGCATTTGTGAAATCAGGGCACTTTGATtctatcaaaataaaaaagacttgtTGAAATGTTGAATAATAAGACTAGAAATTTAACATAACCAAGCAATTTTTGACAGAGGACATTATTCAACAAGTTGGTTAACTGGTAAGCTTTTAGGTATCCATGCCCACATCACAGTCATGCTTTCCAGAAGCCAAATGTGCACAAACGCACACATGGGTGAATGAAGCGAAGGAGGGAGACCAGCATTGTGTTCTTTCCTGCCTTCTCTCTGCAGTGCCCTGGGAGCTGTCGTCACCCTCCTGCTTTGGGGGCAGCTTTTTGCAGGGGACGTGGGCAACGAGGCCACGGATATTGCAAGTAAATCTTTGAGTCTGGGTGGATCCCACTTTGACCGCTCAGATCCCCCTGCCTTTGGGAAGACCCAGCTCCCCCTTCTTATTCCAACTGTTGGGTTTTCAGTGCCGTGAAGATCACTGTGGGTCCTACCAGAAATGAGGCAGAGGGCCCTTCCCCTGGCTTCCAtctggggtggagggaggttGATGTGCAGAGCAGCTTTGTCTGCCCTGACTTCGTGGGTCTCTGGGAGCAATTTCCAAATAGTAACCGCCTCttcatgttttgtttctttttttctttgcaggtGACAGCTGCCCCAAACCCCCTGAGATTGCAAACGGCTACGTGGAGCACTTTGTTCGCTATCATTGTAAGGCTCTTTACAAACTGCACCCAGAAGACGGTAAGACCCGGACAAGTGTCTGCCATCCCGGCCCCGCCCGGTCCCAGAACTCTCTTGATGGGGTCAAGGGTGGATGGCCAGGAAAGTTCCCGTGTTCTCCTTGGAGCCAGGAGTTTTAGGTTCTCATAGGGTTTTGCCAACAGTTGCTTGGCCCTTTAGGCAAATTAACTTTTCTCAGTCTCAAGTTGCATCTTTTGCTAAGGGGAAGTGATGCCTCATAGCCTGCCTATCTCAGAGTCCTCCACAAAAAGGGGAAAGCACACTTGAGGGTGATGGCAGTGTCGACAGGGCATGCCCACTTGGTGACTAGTGTCCTCCTGGCACGTTCTAAGTGCTTGGCATTCATCTGCCTGCTTAATCCTCACAGCGGTGCTCTGAAGAGATACCATTATCCTTCTCATTTTGctgatgaggaagctgaggcacagggaggttgaGTAACTTGTCCATGTGCAGGTAGCTGAGAGGTAGAGTCAGGGTGTAAGGGGAGCCCCACCCCGTGCTGCCTGGCCAACCAGTTCTGTCCTCCTGGGCTTAACTGGTGCCCTCAGCGCTTGGTTCCTAGAAGtgctcctctcctcctctcccatcCCCCTCCTTTTCTTGTtgtaattattttgtaaaataccTCTCTCCCTAGGGCCATActtgatttctctctttctttttgtttcaggAGTGTACACTTTAAACAGCGAGAAGCAGTGGGTCAATAAGGTCGTTGGAGAGAAACTTCCTGAATGTGTAGCAGGTAGAAAGCCAGGGGTCCTGGGAAGCAAAGCAAGGGTGGTGGGTTTGAGGGCTTAGCAGCTCCCAGAGGGGCGTCTCTCCTGTTGGCTTCCTAGGAGCGTCTGAGGGCTAAGGATGGGGGTTCTGGGAAATCTGAGCAGTTACATGTTGACTCCTGATGGAGTTCCCACAGGACCTTGTTCCTAAAGGGCACTGACTGGAATCCACCAAACACAATGCCCCAGAAGGCGAGGAACAGGGAGGCCCTGTGGTCCAGCCAGtctgctgagggagcccagggccagagagAGGCCCTAAGTGAATCCACGGAAGCCTGAGGCAGGAGATTGGAAATGAGTTGCGACTTGCATCTCtgctctctttttctccctcttggAACAAGGGGATTTTGCCTCCCTTCCTGTGCAGTTAGTAGTGTGGATCTGACACCTGCCTTGTATTAACTGCAACATCTATAAATCCTGAGTTCCAGCCAATGTCGTTACAGACCCTCTTTATTTGGAGAAAATGAATTATTATGCTCCAAGCCCTTATGATGAATTTCAAGGAATTGTGGAAATTCCTTTTTTGTGATAAATTCTGCTTAAATATGCAGTTCAACAGCTAGGGTTTGAAaatctgttttgtttcattaattagAAAAGCAAGAAATACAACTGTCTTAGTGATgcaaatttttataaaactaaTTATTGTAAACAATAAACACTGAAAATGAGATGAGCAGGTGGTAGGGGCCAAGCATTTAAATATTTCTAGTTCTGAAAGAATAATTGAGGCTAGTTTAGACTGTAGCAATAGCCAGTGATATATTACCCCTTGTATTTGTTATTCAGGGCTGCTGTCACAGAGCACCACAAACTGGGCCACGTGAAAACAGACATTTATTCTCAGTTCAGAAGGCCAAAAGTCTGAAATTAAGACATCAACAGGGCCAGGCTCTCTCGgaaacctgtaggggagaatccttcctggcctcttctagcttctggtgtttgctgACAATCCTTGGCGATCCATAGAAGCATCATTGAAATCAGCCTGTTTTCACTTGTGTGCCCaacagtcatactggattaggggcTCACCCTACTCCAGTATAATTTCATCTTAATTAATTACATCTGCAgtcattttatttccaaataaggtcacacttCAACATACCTTTTTGGGGGGAATGGGTGGGGGAGGGCACAATTTAACCTGTAACACCTTCCTTTTCCCGATTGGGAGACTCACATTTCTGCTTATAATTTTCCTCCTCTCCTTGACAGTATGTGGAAAGCCCAAGAATCCAGTGGATCAGGTGCAACGGATCATGGGTGGATCAGTGGATGCCAAAGGCAGCTTTCCCTGGCAGGCTAAGATGATCTCCCACCATAATCTCACCAGTGGGGCCACGCTAATCAGTGAACAGTGGCTGCTGACCACTGCTAAAAATCTTTTCCTAGGTCATGAAGATAATGCACTAGCAAAGGACATTGCCCCTACTTTAAAACTCTATGTGGGCAAAAATCAGCTTGTGGAGGTTGAGAAAGTGATTTTCCACCCTGAGTACGCCACGGTAGACATTGGGCTCATCAAACTCAAACATAAGGTGCCTGTTGGTGAGAGAATAATGCCCATTTGCCTGCCTACAAAGGATTATGCAGAAGTGGGGCGGGTGGGTTATGTGTCTGGCTGGGGGCGAAACAGCAACTTTAATTTTACTGAACTACTCAAATATGTCATGCTGCCTGTGGCTGATCAAGACAAGTGTGTACGACACTACGAAGGCAGCACAGTGCCTGAAAAGAAGACACCAAAGAGCCCTGTGGGGGTACAGCCCATACTGAACACACACACCTTCTGTGCTGGCATGTCCAAGTACCAGGAAGACACGTGCTTCGGTGATGCTGGCAGTGCCTTTGCCATTCATGACCAGGATGACGACACCTGGTATGCGGCTGGGATCCTGAGCTTTGATAAGAGCTGTACCGTGGCTGAGTACGGTGTGTATGTGAAGGTGCCCTCCATCCTGGACTGGGTTCAGCAAACCATAGCCAACAACTAATGTGAGGATGGCTGGAGACCTGTTCTCATTCAGGAAGCTGCTGCCTGATAGCGAGGATTCTCTCTGGAAGAGGCAAAGGGGATGGGGGTAGATGAGGTAAAACATGGCCTGAAGCTGAAGGGAGCCAGCCCAGCATTGCTGAGTCAGTCAATAAAGAGCTTTCTTTTGACTCATTTCTGTGCAGCTTTTAGTTTTGGGCCTTTTTAATTCTCTCATTTATGGTACACGGGCTACCAAGTGGTAGAATCTACTGGGAGTATGGCAGAAACACTCCCGAGCCAAATGGATACAAATTGTTCCACCTTGGGGATCAGGTTCATTGACTGAACACCTACTGAATACTAGGCATCAGTTGGTGATTggtatcctcattttacaaataaggaaacagactCAGAAAAGTTAAGTGATTTGCTTAAGCTATACAGCTTTTATACAGCTATTAAAAGGTGAAGGTAAACCTTGAACCTAGGTGTCTGAAGATAAACCCTAAGCTCTTTCACTGCAATGTGCTGCCTCTTTGAAGTGAACTAGGAAAAGGGTTCAGGGCTGCTGAGGAAGATGCTCACCCAAAGTGGGATGAAACAAAACCACTTTGACACAGACAGTACCTTACTGTTTTGTGCTCCGATGCACCAGCACTCCAGAAAACAGAGTAAGATGGTAGAAAGGCAGGACCTCTGGACTTCTTGGTCCAAATAATATCTTGGCCACAAATTTGTGAGTGCTTTACGCTCCCTGGCCATTACTTTTCCAGTGTCTCCCAGGAAGGGCTTAACCCAGACACTCTGAAGTCCTTCCCAGCGATAATGTTCTGAAATTCCATCTAGAGTCAGGAGTATCTTTCTCAGCAGGAGCTGCTTTTCCAACTTGGAAGACACCCACTGTTTACTAGTAATC is a genomic window of Dasypus novemcinctus isolate mDasNov1 chromosome 18, mDasNov1.1.hap2, whole genome shotgun sequence containing:
- the LOC101421339 gene encoding haptoglobin; the encoded protein is MPVTLTSQSCVDTGIMKWRRGGLKGPAGAPHSTALPEAGPANMSALGAVVTLLLWGQLFAGDVGNEATDIASDSCPKPPEIANGYVEHFVRYHCKALYKLHPEDGVYTLNSEKQWVNKVVGEKLPECVAVCGKPKNPVDQVQRIMGGSVDAKGSFPWQAKMISHHNLTSGATLISEQWLLTTAKNLFLGHEDNALAKDIAPTLKLYVGKNQLVEVEKVIFHPEYATVDIGLIKLKHKVPVGERIMPICLPTKDYAEVGRVGYVSGWGRNSNFNFTELLKYVMLPVADQDKCVRHYEGSTVPEKKTPKSPVGVQPILNTHTFCAGMSKYQEDTCFGDAGSAFAIHDQDDDTWYAAGILSFDKSCTVAEYGVYVKVPSILDWVQQTIANN